The Salvelinus namaycush isolate Seneca chromosome 8, SaNama_1.0, whole genome shotgun sequence genome has a segment encoding these proteins:
- the LOC120051878 gene encoding volume-regulated anion channel subunit LRRC8D-like isoform X5 gives MFTLTEVAALNDIQPTYRILKPWWDVFMDYLGVVMLMLAIFSGTMQLTKDQVVCLPVLEPAPEDPSSFTTPQPEEGPTGVRTNLDFQQYVFVNQMCYHVALPWYSKYFPYLALIHTIVLMVSSNFWFKYPKTSSKIEHFVGILGKCFESPWTTKALSETACEDSEENKQRLTGAHSLPKHFSTSSEEGSPNQSTPMLAKSGVKFTADKPVIEVPCMTILDKKDGEQAKALFEKVRKFRAHVEDSDLIYKLYVAQTVIKTVKFILILCYTMTFVASIDFDHVCEPDIKHLTGYSKFQCTHNMAFMLRKLLVSYISLVCIYGLICIYTLFWLFRRPLKEYSFEKVREESSFSDIPDVKNDFAFLLHMVDQYDQLYSKRFGVFLSEVSENKLREISLNHEWTFEKLRQHVTRNAQDKLELHLFMLSGLPDAVFDLTDLEILKLELIPEARITAKISQMINLQELHFYHCPAKVEQTAFSFLRDHLRCLHVKFTDVAEIPTWVYLLKSLRELYLVGNLNSENNKMIGLESLRDLRHLKILHLKSNLTKVPTNITDLSPHLIKLVVHNDGTKLLVLNSLKKMMNLAELELHNCELERIPHAIFSLTNLQELDLKSNNIRTIEEVISFQHLNRLICLKLWHNKIITIPLSISHVKNLESLYLSHNKLESLPVPLFNLLKLRYLDVSHNSIVVIPLEIGFMQNLQHFAITGNKVEVVPKQLFKCTKLKALCLGHNCISVLPEKISNLVQLTNLELKGNCLDRLPAQLGQCHLLRRNCLVVEDHLFDSLPLDVKESINQEANVPFANGV, from the exons ATGTTTACTCTCACAGAGGTAGCCGCCCTgaatgacatccagccaacttatcGGATCCTGAAACCATGGTGGGACGTCTTTATGGACTACCTGGGTGTTGTCATGCTGATGCTGGCCATATTTTCTGGAACCATGCAATTAACCAAAGACCAGGTGGTTTGCCTTCCCGTCCTGGAACCAGCTCCAGAGGACCCCAGCAGCTTCACGACACCGCAGCCAGAGGAGGG GCCAACAGGCGTCAGGACAAACCTGGACTTTCAGCAGTATGTTTTTGTCAATCAGATGTGCTACCACGTTGCCCTGCCGTGGTACTCAAAATACTTCCCATACCTAGCTCTCATACACACCATCGTCCTTATGGTCAGCAGTAACTTTTGGTTCAAATATCCAAAGACTAGTTCGAAAATAGAGCATTTTGTGGGCATTCTGGGGAAGTGTTTTGAGTCTCCTTGGACGACCAAGGCATTGTCCGAGACGGCATGTGAGGACTCAGAGGAGAATAAGCAAAGGCTCACTGGTGCCCATTCCctaccaaaacatttctcaacCAGCAGTGAAGAGGGAAGTCCTAACCAGTCCACCCCGATGCTGGCTAAATCTGGGGTCAAGTTTACTGCTGATAAGCCTGTTATTGAAGTCCCATGCATGACCATACTGGACAAGAAAGATGGAGAGCAGGCCAAGGCCTTGTTTGAAAAGGTTAGGAAGTTCCGTGCCCACGTGGAAGACAGTGATTTGATCTACAAGCTCTATGTTGCTCAAACTGTGATCAAAACCGTGAAGTTCATTTTGATCTTGTGTTACACAATGACATTTGTTGCTTCAATTGACTTTGACCATGTGTGTGAGCCTGACATAAAACATTTAACCGGATACTCTAAATTCCAATGCACACATAACATGGCATTCATGTTAAGGAAGCTGCTTGTCAGCTATATTTCCCTCGTCTGTATATATGGCCTCATCTGCATATACACTCTCTTCTGGCTGTTTCGACGACCTCTCAAGGAGTACTCTTTCGAGAAAGTCAGAGAGGAGAGTAGTTTCAGTGATATTCCTGACGTGAAGAACGACTTTGCGTTCCTCTTGCATATGGTCGATCAGTATGACCAGCTGTACTCAAAGCGTTTTGGCGTCTTCCTCTCTGAAGTCAGCGAGAATAAACTGCGAGAGATCAGCTTGAATCACGAGTGGACCTTTGAGAAACTGAGACAGCACGTAACCCGTAACGCTCAGGACAAATTGGAGCTCCATCTCTTCATGCTGTCAGGTCTGCCAGATGCTGTCTTCGATCTGACCGATTTGGAGATCCTAAAGCTAGAGCTGATCCCAGAGGCCAGGATAACAGCCAAGATCTCCCAGATGATCAACCTTCAGGAGCTTCACTTTTATCACTGTCCTGCCAAAGTTGAGCAGACCGCGTTCAGTTTCCTTCGCGACCACCTCCGGTGCCTTCATGTCAAGTTTACAGACGTAGCTGAGATCCCCACCTGGGTGTACCTGTTGAAAAGTCTGAGGGAGCTATACTTGGTCGGGAATCTGAATTCTGAAAACAACAAGATGATTGGTTTAGAATCTCTCAGAGACCTGAGACATCTGAAGATTCTGCATCTAAAAAGCAACTTGACGAAGGTCCCAACCAACATAACAGATCTCTCTCCACACCTGATCAAGCTGGTGGTACATAATGACGGTACTAAACTCCTGGTACTGAACAGTTTGAAAAAAATGATGAACCTGGCTGAACTGGAGCTTCACAATTGTGAACTGGAGAGGATTCCCCATGCTATTTTCAGTTTGACCAACCTGCAGGAGCTGGACCTGAAATCCAACAACATTCGCACCATTGAGGAGGTCATCAGCTTCCAGCACCTCAATAGGCTGATCTGCCTTAAACTGTGGCACAATAAAATCATCACCATTCCATTGTCCATAAGCCATGTCAAAAACCTTGAGTCCCTCTACCTTTCGCACAACAAACTGGAATCTCTGCCCGTACCTTTGTTTAACCTGCTGAAGCTGAGGTATCTGGACGTTAGCCACAACTCCATAGTGGTGATCCCTCTGGAGATCGGCTTCATGCAGAACCTCCAGCACTTTGCCATTACAGGAAACAAGGTGGAGGTGGTACCCAAGCAGCTGTTCAAGTGCACCAAATTGAAGGCACTATGTCTGGGACACAACTGTATCTCTGTCCTTCCAGAGAAGATTAGCAATCTGGTGCAGCTAACAAACCTGGAGCTTAAGGGAAACTGTCTGGACCGCCTGCCAGCCCAGCTAGGCCAGTGTCATCTCCTCCGCAGGAACTGCCTGGTGGTGGAGGACCACCTCTTTGACTCACTCCCCCTAGACGTCAAGGAGAGTATAAATCAGGAAGCCAACGTTCCCTTTGCTAATGGGGTGTGA
- the LOC120051878 gene encoding volume-regulated anion channel subunit LRRC8D-like isoform X4, translating into MFTLTEVAALNDIQPTYRILKPWWDVFMDYLGVVMLMLAIFSGTMQLTKDQVVCLPVLEPAPEDPSISRVTLAAAPLMINDLPDSQPPPTGVRTNLDFQQYVFVNQMCYHVALPWYSKYFPYLALIHTIVLMVSSNFWFKYPKTSSKIEHFVGILGKCFESPWTTKALSETACEDSEENKQRLTGAHSLPKHFSTSSEEGSPNQSTPMLAKSGVKFTADKPVIEVPCMTILDKKDGEQAKALFEKVRKFRAHVEDSDLIYKLYVAQTVIKTVKFILILCYTMTFVASIDFDHVCEPDIKHLTGYSKFQCTHNMAFMLRKLLVSYISLVCIYGLICIYTLFWLFRRPLKEYSFEKVREESSFSDIPDVKNDFAFLLHMVDQYDQLYSKRFGVFLSEVSENKLREISLNHEWTFEKLRQHVTRNAQDKLELHLFMLSGLPDAVFDLTDLEILKLELIPEARITAKISQMINLQELHFYHCPAKVEQTAFSFLRDHLRCLHVKFTDVAEIPTWVYLLKSLRELYLVGNLNSENNKMIGLESLRDLRHLKILHLKSNLTKVPTNITDLSPHLIKLVVHNDGTKLLVLNSLKKMMNLAELELHNCELERIPHAIFSLTNLQELDLKSNNIRTIEEVISFQHLNRLICLKLWHNKIITIPLSISHVKNLESLYLSHNKLESLPVPLFNLLKLRYLDVSHNSIVVIPLEIGFMQNLQHFAITGNKVEVVPKQLFKCTKLKALCLGHNCISVLPEKISNLVQLTNLELKGNCLDRLPAQLGQCHLLRRNCLVVEDHLFDSLPLDVKESINQEANVPFANGV; encoded by the exons ATGTTTACTCTCACAGAGGTAGCCGCCCTgaatgacatccagccaacttatcGGATCCTGAAACCATGGTGGGACGTCTTTATGGACTACCTGGGTGTTGTCATGCTGATGCTGGCCATATTTTCTGGAACCATGCAATTAACCAAAGACCAGGTGGTTTGCCTTCCCGTCCTGGAACCAGCTCCAGAGGACCCCAGCA TAAGCAGGGTGACTCTAGCCGCCGCGCCCCTAATGATTAACGATCTACCGGATAGT CAGCCTCCGCCAACAGGCGTCAGGACAAACCTGGACTTTCAGCAGTATGTTTTTGTCAATCAGATGTGCTACCACGTTGCCCTGCCGTGGTACTCAAAATACTTCCCATACCTAGCTCTCATACACACCATCGTCCTTATGGTCAGCAGTAACTTTTGGTTCAAATATCCAAAGACTAGTTCGAAAATAGAGCATTTTGTGGGCATTCTGGGGAAGTGTTTTGAGTCTCCTTGGACGACCAAGGCATTGTCCGAGACGGCATGTGAGGACTCAGAGGAGAATAAGCAAAGGCTCACTGGTGCCCATTCCctaccaaaacatttctcaacCAGCAGTGAAGAGGGAAGTCCTAACCAGTCCACCCCGATGCTGGCTAAATCTGGGGTCAAGTTTACTGCTGATAAGCCTGTTATTGAAGTCCCATGCATGACCATACTGGACAAGAAAGATGGAGAGCAGGCCAAGGCCTTGTTTGAAAAGGTTAGGAAGTTCCGTGCCCACGTGGAAGACAGTGATTTGATCTACAAGCTCTATGTTGCTCAAACTGTGATCAAAACCGTGAAGTTCATTTTGATCTTGTGTTACACAATGACATTTGTTGCTTCAATTGACTTTGACCATGTGTGTGAGCCTGACATAAAACATTTAACCGGATACTCTAAATTCCAATGCACACATAACATGGCATTCATGTTAAGGAAGCTGCTTGTCAGCTATATTTCCCTCGTCTGTATATATGGCCTCATCTGCATATACACTCTCTTCTGGCTGTTTCGACGACCTCTCAAGGAGTACTCTTTCGAGAAAGTCAGAGAGGAGAGTAGTTTCAGTGATATTCCTGACGTGAAGAACGACTTTGCGTTCCTCTTGCATATGGTCGATCAGTATGACCAGCTGTACTCAAAGCGTTTTGGCGTCTTCCTCTCTGAAGTCAGCGAGAATAAACTGCGAGAGATCAGCTTGAATCACGAGTGGACCTTTGAGAAACTGAGACAGCACGTAACCCGTAACGCTCAGGACAAATTGGAGCTCCATCTCTTCATGCTGTCAGGTCTGCCAGATGCTGTCTTCGATCTGACCGATTTGGAGATCCTAAAGCTAGAGCTGATCCCAGAGGCCAGGATAACAGCCAAGATCTCCCAGATGATCAACCTTCAGGAGCTTCACTTTTATCACTGTCCTGCCAAAGTTGAGCAGACCGCGTTCAGTTTCCTTCGCGACCACCTCCGGTGCCTTCATGTCAAGTTTACAGACGTAGCTGAGATCCCCACCTGGGTGTACCTGTTGAAAAGTCTGAGGGAGCTATACTTGGTCGGGAATCTGAATTCTGAAAACAACAAGATGATTGGTTTAGAATCTCTCAGAGACCTGAGACATCTGAAGATTCTGCATCTAAAAAGCAACTTGACGAAGGTCCCAACCAACATAACAGATCTCTCTCCACACCTGATCAAGCTGGTGGTACATAATGACGGTACTAAACTCCTGGTACTGAACAGTTTGAAAAAAATGATGAACCTGGCTGAACTGGAGCTTCACAATTGTGAACTGGAGAGGATTCCCCATGCTATTTTCAGTTTGACCAACCTGCAGGAGCTGGACCTGAAATCCAACAACATTCGCACCATTGAGGAGGTCATCAGCTTCCAGCACCTCAATAGGCTGATCTGCCTTAAACTGTGGCACAATAAAATCATCACCATTCCATTGTCCATAAGCCATGTCAAAAACCTTGAGTCCCTCTACCTTTCGCACAACAAACTGGAATCTCTGCCCGTACCTTTGTTTAACCTGCTGAAGCTGAGGTATCTGGACGTTAGCCACAACTCCATAGTGGTGATCCCTCTGGAGATCGGCTTCATGCAGAACCTCCAGCACTTTGCCATTACAGGAAACAAGGTGGAGGTGGTACCCAAGCAGCTGTTCAAGTGCACCAAATTGAAGGCACTATGTCTGGGACACAACTGTATCTCTGTCCTTCCAGAGAAGATTAGCAATCTGGTGCAGCTAACAAACCTGGAGCTTAAGGGAAACTGTCTGGACCGCCTGCCAGCCCAGCTAGGCCAGTGTCATCTCCTCCGCAGGAACTGCCTGGTGGTGGAGGACCACCTCTTTGACTCACTCCCCCTAGACGTCAAGGAGAGTATAAATCAGGAAGCCAACGTTCCCTTTGCTAATGGGGTGTGA
- the LOC120051878 gene encoding volume-regulated anion channel subunit LRRC8D-like isoform X1, with protein MFTLTEVAALNDIQPTYRILKPWWDVFMDYLGVVMLMLAIFSGTMQLTKDQVVCLPVLEPAPEDPSSFTTPQPEEGSGSGSGNGVSRVTLAAAPLMINDLPDSVVHEIHFTQFGGVGQQPPPTGVRTNLDFQQYVFVNQMCYHVALPWYSKYFPYLALIHTIVLMVSSNFWFKYPKTSSKIEHFVGILGKCFESPWTTKALSETACEDSEENKQRLTGAHSLPKHFSTSSEEGSPNQSTPMLAKSGVKFTADKPVIEVPCMTILDKKDGEQAKALFEKVRKFRAHVEDSDLIYKLYVAQTVIKTVKFILILCYTMTFVASIDFDHVCEPDIKHLTGYSKFQCTHNMAFMLRKLLVSYISLVCIYGLICIYTLFWLFRRPLKEYSFEKVREESSFSDIPDVKNDFAFLLHMVDQYDQLYSKRFGVFLSEVSENKLREISLNHEWTFEKLRQHVTRNAQDKLELHLFMLSGLPDAVFDLTDLEILKLELIPEARITAKISQMINLQELHFYHCPAKVEQTAFSFLRDHLRCLHVKFTDVAEIPTWVYLLKSLRELYLVGNLNSENNKMIGLESLRDLRHLKILHLKSNLTKVPTNITDLSPHLIKLVVHNDGTKLLVLNSLKKMMNLAELELHNCELERIPHAIFSLTNLQELDLKSNNIRTIEEVISFQHLNRLICLKLWHNKIITIPLSISHVKNLESLYLSHNKLESLPVPLFNLLKLRYLDVSHNSIVVIPLEIGFMQNLQHFAITGNKVEVVPKQLFKCTKLKALCLGHNCISVLPEKISNLVQLTNLELKGNCLDRLPAQLGQCHLLRRNCLVVEDHLFDSLPLDVKESINQEANVPFANGV; from the coding sequence ATGTTTACTCTCACAGAGGTAGCCGCCCTgaatgacatccagccaacttatcGGATCCTGAAACCATGGTGGGACGTCTTTATGGACTACCTGGGTGTTGTCATGCTGATGCTGGCCATATTTTCTGGAACCATGCAATTAACCAAAGACCAGGTGGTTTGCCTTCCCGTCCTGGAACCAGCTCCAGAGGACCCCAGCAGCTTCACGACACCGCAGCCAGAGGAGGGGTCTGGTTCTGGGTCAGGGAACGGAGTAAGCAGGGTGACTCTAGCCGCCGCGCCCCTAATGATTAACGATCTACCGGATAGTGTTGTTCATGAGATCCACTTCACACAGTTTGGTGGTGTTGGACAGCAGCCTCCGCCAACAGGCGTCAGGACAAACCTGGACTTTCAGCAGTATGTTTTTGTCAATCAGATGTGCTACCACGTTGCCCTGCCGTGGTACTCAAAATACTTCCCATACCTAGCTCTCATACACACCATCGTCCTTATGGTCAGCAGTAACTTTTGGTTCAAATATCCAAAGACTAGTTCGAAAATAGAGCATTTTGTGGGCATTCTGGGGAAGTGTTTTGAGTCTCCTTGGACGACCAAGGCATTGTCCGAGACGGCATGTGAGGACTCAGAGGAGAATAAGCAAAGGCTCACTGGTGCCCATTCCctaccaaaacatttctcaacCAGCAGTGAAGAGGGAAGTCCTAACCAGTCCACCCCGATGCTGGCTAAATCTGGGGTCAAGTTTACTGCTGATAAGCCTGTTATTGAAGTCCCATGCATGACCATACTGGACAAGAAAGATGGAGAGCAGGCCAAGGCCTTGTTTGAAAAGGTTAGGAAGTTCCGTGCCCACGTGGAAGACAGTGATTTGATCTACAAGCTCTATGTTGCTCAAACTGTGATCAAAACCGTGAAGTTCATTTTGATCTTGTGTTACACAATGACATTTGTTGCTTCAATTGACTTTGACCATGTGTGTGAGCCTGACATAAAACATTTAACCGGATACTCTAAATTCCAATGCACACATAACATGGCATTCATGTTAAGGAAGCTGCTTGTCAGCTATATTTCCCTCGTCTGTATATATGGCCTCATCTGCATATACACTCTCTTCTGGCTGTTTCGACGACCTCTCAAGGAGTACTCTTTCGAGAAAGTCAGAGAGGAGAGTAGTTTCAGTGATATTCCTGACGTGAAGAACGACTTTGCGTTCCTCTTGCATATGGTCGATCAGTATGACCAGCTGTACTCAAAGCGTTTTGGCGTCTTCCTCTCTGAAGTCAGCGAGAATAAACTGCGAGAGATCAGCTTGAATCACGAGTGGACCTTTGAGAAACTGAGACAGCACGTAACCCGTAACGCTCAGGACAAATTGGAGCTCCATCTCTTCATGCTGTCAGGTCTGCCAGATGCTGTCTTCGATCTGACCGATTTGGAGATCCTAAAGCTAGAGCTGATCCCAGAGGCCAGGATAACAGCCAAGATCTCCCAGATGATCAACCTTCAGGAGCTTCACTTTTATCACTGTCCTGCCAAAGTTGAGCAGACCGCGTTCAGTTTCCTTCGCGACCACCTCCGGTGCCTTCATGTCAAGTTTACAGACGTAGCTGAGATCCCCACCTGGGTGTACCTGTTGAAAAGTCTGAGGGAGCTATACTTGGTCGGGAATCTGAATTCTGAAAACAACAAGATGATTGGTTTAGAATCTCTCAGAGACCTGAGACATCTGAAGATTCTGCATCTAAAAAGCAACTTGACGAAGGTCCCAACCAACATAACAGATCTCTCTCCACACCTGATCAAGCTGGTGGTACATAATGACGGTACTAAACTCCTGGTACTGAACAGTTTGAAAAAAATGATGAACCTGGCTGAACTGGAGCTTCACAATTGTGAACTGGAGAGGATTCCCCATGCTATTTTCAGTTTGACCAACCTGCAGGAGCTGGACCTGAAATCCAACAACATTCGCACCATTGAGGAGGTCATCAGCTTCCAGCACCTCAATAGGCTGATCTGCCTTAAACTGTGGCACAATAAAATCATCACCATTCCATTGTCCATAAGCCATGTCAAAAACCTTGAGTCCCTCTACCTTTCGCACAACAAACTGGAATCTCTGCCCGTACCTTTGTTTAACCTGCTGAAGCTGAGGTATCTGGACGTTAGCCACAACTCCATAGTGGTGATCCCTCTGGAGATCGGCTTCATGCAGAACCTCCAGCACTTTGCCATTACAGGAAACAAGGTGGAGGTGGTACCCAAGCAGCTGTTCAAGTGCACCAAATTGAAGGCACTATGTCTGGGACACAACTGTATCTCTGTCCTTCCAGAGAAGATTAGCAATCTGGTGCAGCTAACAAACCTGGAGCTTAAGGGAAACTGTCTGGACCGCCTGCCAGCCCAGCTAGGCCAGTGTCATCTCCTCCGCAGGAACTGCCTGGTGGTGGAGGACCACCTCTTTGACTCACTCCCCCTAGACGTCAAGGAGAGTATAAATCAGGAAGCCAACGTTCCCTTTGCTAATGGGGTGTGA
- the LOC120051878 gene encoding volume-regulated anion channel subunit LRRC8D-like isoform X2: protein MFTLTEVAALNDIQPTYRILKPWWDVFMDYLGVVMLMLAIFSGTMQLTKDQVVCLPVLEPAPEDPSRNGVSRVTLAAAPLMINDLPDSQPPPTGVRTNLDFQQYVFVNQMCYHVALPWYSKYFPYLALIHTIVLMVSSNFWFKYPKTSSKIEHFVGILGKCFESPWTTKALSETACEDSEENKQRLTGAHSLPKHFSTSSEEGSPNQSTPMLAKSGVKFTADKPVIEVPCMTILDKKDGEQAKALFEKVRKFRAHVEDSDLIYKLYVAQTVIKTVKFILILCYTMTFVASIDFDHVCEPDIKHLTGYSKFQCTHNMAFMLRKLLVSYISLVCIYGLICIYTLFWLFRRPLKEYSFEKVREESSFSDIPDVKNDFAFLLHMVDQYDQLYSKRFGVFLSEVSENKLREISLNHEWTFEKLRQHVTRNAQDKLELHLFMLSGLPDAVFDLTDLEILKLELIPEARITAKISQMINLQELHFYHCPAKVEQTAFSFLRDHLRCLHVKFTDVAEIPTWVYLLKSLRELYLVGNLNSENNKMIGLESLRDLRHLKILHLKSNLTKVPTNITDLSPHLIKLVVHNDGTKLLVLNSLKKMMNLAELELHNCELERIPHAIFSLTNLQELDLKSNNIRTIEEVISFQHLNRLICLKLWHNKIITIPLSISHVKNLESLYLSHNKLESLPVPLFNLLKLRYLDVSHNSIVVIPLEIGFMQNLQHFAITGNKVEVVPKQLFKCTKLKALCLGHNCISVLPEKISNLVQLTNLELKGNCLDRLPAQLGQCHLLRRNCLVVEDHLFDSLPLDVKESINQEANVPFANGV from the exons ATGTTTACTCTCACAGAGGTAGCCGCCCTgaatgacatccagccaacttatcGGATCCTGAAACCATGGTGGGACGTCTTTATGGACTACCTGGGTGTTGTCATGCTGATGCTGGCCATATTTTCTGGAACCATGCAATTAACCAAAGACCAGGTGGTTTGCCTTCCCGTCCTGGAACCAGCTCCAGAGGACCCCAGCA GGAACGGAGTAAGCAGGGTGACTCTAGCCGCCGCGCCCCTAATGATTAACGATCTACCGGATAGT CAGCCTCCGCCAACAGGCGTCAGGACAAACCTGGACTTTCAGCAGTATGTTTTTGTCAATCAGATGTGCTACCACGTTGCCCTGCCGTGGTACTCAAAATACTTCCCATACCTAGCTCTCATACACACCATCGTCCTTATGGTCAGCAGTAACTTTTGGTTCAAATATCCAAAGACTAGTTCGAAAATAGAGCATTTTGTGGGCATTCTGGGGAAGTGTTTTGAGTCTCCTTGGACGACCAAGGCATTGTCCGAGACGGCATGTGAGGACTCAGAGGAGAATAAGCAAAGGCTCACTGGTGCCCATTCCctaccaaaacatttctcaacCAGCAGTGAAGAGGGAAGTCCTAACCAGTCCACCCCGATGCTGGCTAAATCTGGGGTCAAGTTTACTGCTGATAAGCCTGTTATTGAAGTCCCATGCATGACCATACTGGACAAGAAAGATGGAGAGCAGGCCAAGGCCTTGTTTGAAAAGGTTAGGAAGTTCCGTGCCCACGTGGAAGACAGTGATTTGATCTACAAGCTCTATGTTGCTCAAACTGTGATCAAAACCGTGAAGTTCATTTTGATCTTGTGTTACACAATGACATTTGTTGCTTCAATTGACTTTGACCATGTGTGTGAGCCTGACATAAAACATTTAACCGGATACTCTAAATTCCAATGCACACATAACATGGCATTCATGTTAAGGAAGCTGCTTGTCAGCTATATTTCCCTCGTCTGTATATATGGCCTCATCTGCATATACACTCTCTTCTGGCTGTTTCGACGACCTCTCAAGGAGTACTCTTTCGAGAAAGTCAGAGAGGAGAGTAGTTTCAGTGATATTCCTGACGTGAAGAACGACTTTGCGTTCCTCTTGCATATGGTCGATCAGTATGACCAGCTGTACTCAAAGCGTTTTGGCGTCTTCCTCTCTGAAGTCAGCGAGAATAAACTGCGAGAGATCAGCTTGAATCACGAGTGGACCTTTGAGAAACTGAGACAGCACGTAACCCGTAACGCTCAGGACAAATTGGAGCTCCATCTCTTCATGCTGTCAGGTCTGCCAGATGCTGTCTTCGATCTGACCGATTTGGAGATCCTAAAGCTAGAGCTGATCCCAGAGGCCAGGATAACAGCCAAGATCTCCCAGATGATCAACCTTCAGGAGCTTCACTTTTATCACTGTCCTGCCAAAGTTGAGCAGACCGCGTTCAGTTTCCTTCGCGACCACCTCCGGTGCCTTCATGTCAAGTTTACAGACGTAGCTGAGATCCCCACCTGGGTGTACCTGTTGAAAAGTCTGAGGGAGCTATACTTGGTCGGGAATCTGAATTCTGAAAACAACAAGATGATTGGTTTAGAATCTCTCAGAGACCTGAGACATCTGAAGATTCTGCATCTAAAAAGCAACTTGACGAAGGTCCCAACCAACATAACAGATCTCTCTCCACACCTGATCAAGCTGGTGGTACATAATGACGGTACTAAACTCCTGGTACTGAACAGTTTGAAAAAAATGATGAACCTGGCTGAACTGGAGCTTCACAATTGTGAACTGGAGAGGATTCCCCATGCTATTTTCAGTTTGACCAACCTGCAGGAGCTGGACCTGAAATCCAACAACATTCGCACCATTGAGGAGGTCATCAGCTTCCAGCACCTCAATAGGCTGATCTGCCTTAAACTGTGGCACAATAAAATCATCACCATTCCATTGTCCATAAGCCATGTCAAAAACCTTGAGTCCCTCTACCTTTCGCACAACAAACTGGAATCTCTGCCCGTACCTTTGTTTAACCTGCTGAAGCTGAGGTATCTGGACGTTAGCCACAACTCCATAGTGGTGATCCCTCTGGAGATCGGCTTCATGCAGAACCTCCAGCACTTTGCCATTACAGGAAACAAGGTGGAGGTGGTACCCAAGCAGCTGTTCAAGTGCACCAAATTGAAGGCACTATGTCTGGGACACAACTGTATCTCTGTCCTTCCAGAGAAGATTAGCAATCTGGTGCAGCTAACAAACCTGGAGCTTAAGGGAAACTGTCTGGACCGCCTGCCAGCCCAGCTAGGCCAGTGTCATCTCCTCCGCAGGAACTGCCTGGTGGTGGAGGACCACCTCTTTGACTCACTCCCCCTAGACGTCAAGGAGAGTATAAATCAGGAAGCCAACGTTCCCTTTGCTAATGGGGTGTGA